The Teredinibacter sp. KSP-S5-2 genomic interval GGTTTTGGATGTAGGTTGCGGCAACGGCTACCACTGCTGGCGAATGCACGACGCTGGCGCCGCCCGAGTGATTGGCATCGACCCTTCTCCCCGGTTTGTTGTCCAATTCCACATGCTAAAGCAATATCTGGATGCAGGCACACCCGTTGATTTACTCCCGGTTGGCATCGAAGCCTTGCCGGAAAAACTGGAAGCCTTCGACACCACATTCAGCATGGGAGTACTTTATCATCGCCGATCGCCCATGGATCATTTACGAGAACTCAAAGATACGCTGAAACCCGGTGGCGAACTGGTATTGGAAACGCTAATCGTCGATGGCCCTAACGGAACAGTATTAGTGCCAGAAGGCCGCTATGCCATGATGAACAACGTGTGGTTTTTACCCAGCGCGGACACCTTGGTTTCCTGGTTAACAAAGTGTGGATTCAAGAACTCACGCTGTGTGGACATCAATACCACTAGCCTGCAAGAACAACGGGTAACAGACTGGATGCAATTCCAATCGTTGGAAAACTTTCTCGATCCAGAAGATATGAGTTTGACGGCGGAAGGACACCCGGCACCAAAGCGGGGTATATTTATTGCGACCAAGCCATAGTATTTATGGCTTAGCCGAAGTCTTGGTCATAGAGGAGTGCGTCTCCGCACCCTCTCTAGCTTACATAAATAAGATACTGCCCCACACCCATGCCCACAGTACAAGGCTCAAAAACACAGCCGCAGAACCCATATCTTTTGCCCGTCCGGCAAGCTCATGTTTTTCGTAACCAATACGGTCGACCACCGCTTCAATTCCAGTATTCAGAATCTCCACAATAAGGACAATAATAATGGTCGCGACCATAGCGATACGTTCGTGCTTGGTAACGGGAAGAAAAAAAGCCGCCGGAACAAGAAACAGGGAAAAAAACAGCTCAAGGCGGAAGGCTTCTTCGTAGCGATACGCAGCGATAAATCCTTTAGATGAATAATAAGCGGCTTTTCGAAAACGCGTGAAGCCCTTATGGTTTGGTATGGCGCTATCCTGTTGTAACTCTTCCTTCTCGGGTGAAAGCTGTTCGGACATTAGTCATCAATCTCTTCAGGTTCTATTGGTATACCAAATTCTTTGGCGATTTGTTTACACCACGTATTTAAGCGGGAGGCCGTAAGTTCAGACTGTTGATCTTCATCGATTGCCAAGCCGACAAATACATTTTCATTTTCCATATAGGCTTTGGAGGCATCGAATTCATATCCTTCCGCCGACCATCGCCCAACAATATTTGCACCGTTCTGCACAATAACTTCGTGCAACATCCCCATGGCATCTAAAAAGAAATCTCCGTAACCAAACTGATCTCCCAAACCGTATAAC includes:
- the cmoB gene encoding tRNA 5-methoxyuridine(34)/uridine 5-oxyacetic acid(34) synthase CmoB; protein product: MIDYQPFIDSITPSRLRRWAELLPEQIAQGLSTQRYGDLPDWLAAMDAMPKVSPSVFEIGDSIRLGSKDDITDEQREQLVTALKALIPWRKGPYHFFDTFIDTEWRSDWKWDRLIPHISDLTGKQVLDVGCGNGYHCWRMHDAGAARVIGIDPSPRFVVQFHMLKQYLDAGTPVDLLPVGIEALPEKLEAFDTTFSMGVLYHRRSPMDHLRELKDTLKPGGELVLETLIVDGPNGTVLVPEGRYAMMNNVWFLPSADTLVSWLTKCGFKNSRCVDINTTSLQEQRVTDWMQFQSLENFLDPEDMSLTAEGHPAPKRGIFIATKP
- a CDS encoding diacylglycerol kinase, whose translation is MSEQLSPEKEELQQDSAIPNHKGFTRFRKAAYYSSKGFIAAYRYEEAFRLELFFSLFLVPAAFFLPVTKHERIAMVATIIIVLIVEILNTGIEAVVDRIGYEKHELAGRAKDMGSAAVFLSLVLWAWVWGSILFM
- a CDS encoding flavodoxin, which produces MAEIGLFFGSDEGNTESVAHRIQERFGEDVLDVKDIADATQMDFAQYDRLILGIPTWDFGQIQSDWEEFWDDLNEIDFSGKTVALYGLGDQFGYGDFFLDAMGMLHEVIVQNGANIVGRWSAEGYEFDASKAYMENENVFVGLAIDEDQQSELTASRLNTWCKQIAKEFGIPIEPEEIDD